The nucleotide window ggtcaataaccaacagcgggatctggatacccatgttggctcccacatgttccacgatgatctcatcggatgaaccacgatgtcaaggacttaatcaatcccgtatacaattccctttgtctatcggtacgatacttgcctgcgattcgaccgtcggtatcccgataccttgttcaatctcgttaccggcaagtctctttactcgttccgtaacacatcatcccgtgatcaactccttgatcacattgtgcacattatggatgatgtcctaccgagtgggcccagagatacctctccgtcacacggagtgacaaatcccattctcgattcgtgccaacccaacagacactttcggagatacccgtagtgcacctttatagtcacccagttacgttgtgacgtttggcacacccaaagcactcctacggtatccgggagttgcacaatctcatggtctaaggaaatgatacttgacatttagaaaagctttagcatacgaactacacgatctttgtgctaggcttaggattgggtcttgtccatcacatcattctcctaatgatgtgatcccgttatcaacgacatccaatgtccatggtcaggaaaccgtaaccatctattgatcaacgagctagtcaactagaggcttactagggacatggtgttgtctatgtatccacacatgtatctgagtttcctatcaatacaattctagcatggataatgaacgattatcatgaacaaggaaatataataataactaatttattattgcctctagggcatatttccaacaaagactccatccagcagcaacacgacggcgtggtggtggtggaggagcgtggactccagcagggcttccaagcactacgagagacgaggagggagaggggtagggctgcgccaaggaGATTGAATCTTGTctctggcagcccaaaacctcaagtatatatagggggaggggaggggctgcgcccccacctaggtttccacccctaggggtggcggccagccctagatcccatctagggggggcggcaaggggagagaggggggcgcaccactaggtgggccttaggcccatctgagcctagggtttgcccccttccactctcccttgcgccttgggccttggtgggggggcgcaccagcccacctggggctggtcccctcccacacttggcccatgcagccctccggggctggtggccccacttggtggaccaccgggaccctcccggtggtcccggtacattaccgataaacccgaaacttttccggcgaccaaaacaggacttcccatatataaatctttacctccggaccattccagagctcctcgtgacgtccgggatctcatccgggactccgaacaacattcggtaaccacgtatatctattccctataaccctagcgtcatcgaaccttaagtgtgtagaccctacgggttcgggaaccatgcagacatgaccgagataactctccggtcaataaccaacagcgggatctggatacccatgttggctcccacatgttccacgatgatctcatcggatgaaccacgatgtcaaggacttaatcaatcccgtatacaattccctttgtctagcggtacgatacttgcccgagattcgatcgtcggtatcccgataccttgttcaatctcgttaccggcaagtctctttactcgttccgtaacacatcatcccgtgatcaactcttgatcacattgtgcacattatgatgatgtcctaccgagtgggcccagagatacctctccgtttacacggagtgacaaatcccagtctcgattcgtgccaacccaacagacactttcgagatacctgtagtgtacctttatagccacccagttacgttgtgacgtttggcacacccaaagcttcctacggtatccgggagttgcgcaatctcatggtctaaggaaatgatacttgacattagaaaagctttagcatacgaactacacgatctttgtgctaggcttaggattgggtcttgtccatcacatcattctcctaatgatgtgatcccgttatcaacgacatccaatgtccatggtcaggaaaccgtaaccatctattgatcaacgagctagtcaactagaggctcactagggacatggtgttgtctatgtatccacacatgtatctgagtttcctatcaatacaattcatgcatgaataataaacgattatcatgaacaaggaaatataataataatcaatttattattgcctctagggcatatttccaacaaaaaaCACTCAGCCTCGACCAAGCGGAATAAAAAGCTTCTTCACATGAAAGCCCCCTTGTGGCCGGCCGGTGACTTATGTGAAGCCCTCTTGTCGACGGTGGCGACCTGGCATGGCGTTGGTGGAGCTGAGCATGAGGACCGGGTCCATGTGGAGGTATACGCGGGCATGGTGCTCGCCTGCGCTGTCGTCAGAGGTATACCCGCTGGCGCATCCCGCCCTGGGTCTGCGACACGACCAGCTCCGCCtcgggccgccgccgccgccacatccCACGACCAGCTGCTCGGGCCGGAGAAGGAACGACAGTATGGGGTACGGCTTCTCATCGGGGGCGTTCGGGGGTGAGGACGGGCTACGGCCGTTCTTGGGGGTGTTGGTGATCCATACCAAGGGTACGTGGAGGACTTCGCCTTCAAGGACGGGGCGCCCATCACCATCCTGCGCGCCATGGCCTCCTATGCCAGAGCGCGAAGGTTCCTTGCTAGTGTTTGAGAAAATTTCGACAAAAAATCTATTGGAGTTTGGCTATTTGGCTCCCGAGCTCATCTGCTCCCACGCTGAATTCAAAAACATAcaagaaaaattcaaaaaatctATTTTAGTACATTTTTTCTACTTTCTCTCAACTGGGTGCAGATGAACCCGTGCTTAGAAATGAATATTCGAGTTAATTGTAAGTTTTAGTCCGCTGAATTTAAGGGATCAACTGAAAACGACCAAAGCTTGTTAAAGTAAAAATACTTTACTAAAGTTTACTCGGCCGTTTACATCTCTATATTTCGGCTAGAGATGCTGTTGGCTCCACCTCTTATCTGGGCGACGTAGGGTTGTTGGAAAGGAACGGACGAAGAGACGTTCCTTACTTTTCCCTACAAAATCCACAACCAATTTCCAACTCCAATACCAATTAAAATTTGCGAGATGTGGTCGTTGTATACACAGAGACGGATTGGAAGAGATCTGTCGTATACTCATAAATACATCCTGTGCGGCACATCGCAATATATTAGACAGACGGCGATTAACGGTCTTGTGCTGCACCTGCACGTCGAATCGTATCGAAACAAATCGAACACTCTTCTCGGCACCTTCTTCTTCACTTCCAGTTGGTGCTATGCCGTGGTCTTCCCCGGAAAGCATGCTCTTCATCGGAGCATCGGCCGTTGCCAGTACTGCTCTAGCCTGGGCAACATGGACGTTGCTCGACGAGTTCATGTACCACAGACGCCCTTCGGACACCAACTACGACCAACTCATCGGCATCAAGCCCCTGGATGCCACCGGCAGCCTCAGGACCTTGGACGCCGCCACGACTGATCCTGTCATCGGCCGCGACGACGAGATCGACCGCCTCGTCTGCATCCTCTGCCGGCGCATCAAGAACTGCGCCGCGCTCGTCGGCCCCGCAGGGGTCGGCAAGACAGCCATCGTCGAGGGCCTCGCGCAGCGCATCGCCGCCGGGAACGTCCCCGACACGCTTGCCGGCGCGCGCATCGTGGAGGTTGACATGGGGGCCATGATGGCCGGGACGCACTGGCGCGGCATGTTTGAGCAGCGCATCAAGGACGTCATCAAGGAGGCAGAGGAGGCGGAAGGCAAGGTCATCTTGTTCATCGACGAGATGCACATGGTCGTTGGCGCCGGCGGCGACAAAGGAGGCCCCATAGACGCCGCCAACATCCTCAAACCTGCGTTGGCCCGCGGCCGCATCCGTTGCGTGGGCGCCACGACCTCCGAAGAATATGAAAAGTATGTTCAGACAGATGCCGCGCTCGAGCGGCGGTTCCAGAAGGTTGTCGTCGAGGAGCCGAGTGTGCATGCGACCGTTGCCATCCTGCAGGGGCTGAAGCACAGGTACCAAGAGCACCATGGCTTGAAAATCCAGGACGATGCTATTGTAGCCGCTGCACATCTCGCTGCCCGCTACATTACAGGTACGTATACATACGTCAAGAAATCAGTTTACGCTTATAGTCACTTAATTATGGAAAACTATACGATTGTTTATTTATGTTGAAGATAATTAATTGATGTATTTGATCATTGCCAGGCCGCAAATTCCCTGATAAAGCAATTGACCTTATGGATGAGGCATGCGCCACAACAAAGATGCACGCGGACAAACAAACGACCGCGGAAATTGTTGTTAGCCCTGGACATGTAGCACGGGTAAGTCCCAaataaacatatatatgaatACTTAATTTGCATATGTTTTACTTTTTACGAAGATTCACGTATGTTAATAATGTGATGTGTTTGTTACATCAAAATTTTATTCGAAGGTTGTGAGCCGATGGACTAAAATTCCTCTCGCTACACTTGACCAAGAGGATAACGACAAGTTGTTCCACCTAGCGAAAAAATTGCATGAGCGTGTTATTGGCCAGGATGAAGCTGTTAATTTGGTTGCGCAGGCAGTCCTACGTTCTAGGGTCGGTTTTGATCAAATCGGACAACCGATAAGTGCATTCCTCTTTTTGGGCCCGGTTGGCGTCGGAAAGACAGAACTTGCTAAAGCCCTCGCAGAGAAGATATTTGACAATGAAAAGGCGTTGATTCATTTTGATATGTCAGAATATACTGACAGTGGATCTGTGTCACGTCTCACCGGAGGATCTCGAAGGTTTGATTCTTAAACTTGATATACACTTCTTGTTTCTAGGCACACACATATCTCAAAAACATTATTTGATTTTCTAAAGCTATGAAGAATATGGACAACTCACCGAGAAAGTCAAGAGGCTCCCATATAGTGTTATCCTTTTCGACCATGTGGATAAAGCAAATGCCTCGGTATTCAAGGTTTTTCACCAGCTGCTCGACGATGGTATGTTGACCGATGGCAAAGGGCAAGTTGTAGATTTCAAGAACACTATCATCATTATGACCTCAAATATCGGAGCAGAGCACCTACCATCGAGAATTACGGGCGAAAATGCAATCAAATCTGAAAGAGATATCCTCATGAATCAGGTTTGCGAATCCCAACTATCCTTGTAACGTCCTCGATTGGCAAGCCAATGATCATCTTATGTACACTTCATGCAGGTTAAGAAGCGCTTCAAGCCTGAACTTATCAATAGACTAAGTAAGGTTGTGATATTCGAGCCACTTTCGCACGATGAATTAAGGAAGATTGTGAAAATCCAGATGAATAATGTCATTTCGACAGTAGCTAACAAGGGTGTCTCTGTACTTGCAACTGATGCGGCCCTAGACGTCATTCTGTCAGAATCACATGACCCGGTGAGTATATATAACTATATATAGCTTTTTTCAATAACCATCACACGATGAAGATCCATGGTCCAGTTTTTAACCCTTCAAGCTCATAGGTCGACGGCGCAAGGCCCATTAGAAGGTGGATGCATAATCACGTGATCACGATTCTCTCGGACATGCTGGTCGATGGAGAAGCCTGTGCAGGCTCGACAATCTCCATTGATGCTGCCGTGGACGATAAGAGTGGGCTAACGTTCCAAGtgttgaagaagcagcaggagtTGGCGGATCAATGAGATGATTTTGGCCGTTGTCACTCCCATGATAGATAAAGAAAGATGCATGCTTACATAATGCATAGGCATGTAATGTACACAGAAGTTATCATATATTGTAGTAAAGGGTTAATGAATGTAATGACAAGTGCGTACGGGTGTTTGTTGTTTCTTTGTTtgattgtttttctttttctttttaacTTCCAATCGGTATCAACGAGTTACTATTTCTTCCCAAAAAATATGGATTTTTCCAGAATTTGCCAGCAGAGTGCACACCGGGTGGAGCACTCCAAGTATAATTAAAACTAGTAACACAAGGAAAATTTCAGTTTCAACACTAAGATGTGAGGATTATTACAAATAAGAATCCAGACACACAACTTTGCCACACTAAATTCTTTTCGGCAAAATAATGACTTGTCGAGCACAAACCATGGTACTCAGAGAAGATCAGACCCGGGAACAAACATAAATAGTGATTCCTAAACTGACATTAGTGGTGTATCATTACTACCGAAATCACTAGTTAAGGGGTATCCTTTACAGGATAGCTCGAGCTCCAGTGGGCTCCATGTTCGCCACCTAGCCAAGAAACCGACCAACCTAAAAATCTCGGATCGGTGAtcaccctccccccccccccccccctcccgcgGCACTGCAACCTCTGCCTCGTTGCCCGCCTTCCTCTTATCCGCTCGTCACCCGTGGCGTCCGACGGCTAGAAGTTCCCGCTCACTTCTTGGTCATAGCAGTGGCCTTGCATGAGTTCGGTTGTTCGAGATTGAGGTGAGCAAGGATTTAGAGAAAGACAAGGATTGGATGCAAATTGGAAAATTTTGGAGCAGTAGGCAGCGTGAGTGCCTAAGTTAACGGCGCAGAGTCGAGTTAGAGTGTGTGCATTACTTTGGGCCATATGGAACTATTGAAATGATGTGGTTTTTAACATAAAGAATATTAACAATCTTGTGCAGTTTATCTTCAGAGCTACTTGCTGGATCCGCACATGGTTGTTACTTAGTTGTGCGGAAGCCAAGGAGCATATGGCTTATGCGTGCAACTGATGCGCGACAATAGCACGGGGTACATACAACCGGTTTGGATAGCCGTCCAACAATAGGATTGGTGTATAGGCATCTAGTCCTATTTTTAGCCTGATGTGGCTTTTGGGTTCTCCTCTTTTATACTGTTTTTGATGCGTTTTTGTATCGCAATACATACTTGTCGGATCTTTGTTAATAAAATGGTTGCATGCTTCGATTCGATGCAGAGGCCGAGGGCaatcctccttttcaaaaaaaaaaaattgTGAGAGCACACACTGAGCATGCAAGAAGCAGGAAGGAGACCAGAGCCTGGTGGCGCATGGACTTATACACGTACGCTACGCGACCCACGGATGGGATGGATGGCACAACGGTGCTAACTGTAGCGCATACCGCTAGTGGCAGCGGCGGCAGATCGGTATGAGGATAACGACGGCGAGCCATGAAGATTTGACGATGGAGTACCAACACAATCTCTGGCACCGCACTACTTCCACCATTGGGATAACGTAGTGCTCGATCAAGACGCCGAACTCATCATGGGGGACACAAAGTCCGATGTCGACGACGCGACGTCCGGACAAATAGACAACATCTCATCGGACAACGACAAGGCATAGGGCATCATGTCAACGGCTTTGATAAATTATACATAATAGCAGTAGTCTTTGTTTAGAGTGTTTTTTTTATAGAGCCATGTTTAAGTCTACTAGCTCTCTTTAGTTATTGAACGTGTTCGATTGATTAAGTGTGAGCTCTAACTCATTGGCTCTTTTGTTTCCCAAATTAGCAACTATTGTTAAATTGTGCAATAACGtgtttgattaattaaacttgtTCTAAATTTGTGACATTTAACTTCTCAAAATATCTATATTCACTATATTATGAAACGAAGGGAGTAATATTTAGGATCTTGTGATATTTAGGTCTTACATATTCTAGTGTCAAAGGTTTAGACCCACTTTACGTATGGAGAAATGAGATGGTCATAAATAGATTATTAGGATAAAAAAATATTATTAGGATAAAAAAACTAGTGACTCTTTGTCTGCGCAATGAAGGATACATAAGCCAACTATAGGATGCTACTAAGTACTAACTATCTTACCTTATTTTTACATATGCACCCTATATAAATTAAAAAAACATATTTAtgtatatctttgttttcagtcATTTCCAAAGCAAGAGACAATATTTATGCTCAAGAGACAAGAAAGGTATTCATAGAGCACCATGGTATAATATTGAAGTCTTCCTCAAGATGGGCCAGAAAGATGCTGGTCATAGTTTTTCAATTTATAAGTATCAACTAGCAGTAAGCTTCACAATAGATGACAACCTTGAACGAACCATCAAGTCTCATGTTTATAGCTAACCGCAGCAATTCATCATACACGGAGAGAAGTCGATTCCACAAAACAACAAACTGAACTAGTTCCCTAGTTCCAAACTGTGATGAACTGCAAGCACCCCACGGTATTTTCCACAACAGGATTTCTAGTTCGCTATTTCCAATCATGGATAAAACCCTACAGGAAATAATGATAGGGTAATGTTGTAAAAGGGCTCTTAGTTTTTGGCTTGTCATACTGCGGATCCACATCTAAGGAAAAAAACTGCATGACGAGGGTATAGCTATCCAGCTAGACAACAAGACATAACGTAAATAGCCAGGGGAAGATTCGGCATCAACTGAATAATTTTTTTTTAGAAATGGAGGAGGACCCCCGGCTTTTGCATCTGGACAATGCATGtagccactttattaattatattcacataagaccttacaaagtcatacaatagtaagactaaagccatcatctaggcaacatctgtcgctactcctatccagttgatgtagggatgctgatagtctggggctaataccaaacagaccttgctgccaaacctaacatctaagatCTGAGGTCCCAatcaggacgcctgccgggtatgggcaCCCATCAGTCCGGCACACTCCTCAatcaggacgcctgccgggtataaGGCCGCCACAaccacctgccaccaatccatcttcagagttGTACTGTTGCATCTACCATGCCAGATctctctgccatcgacgccaccacgacgacAGACAGCGTCGTCCTCCTGCGTGAGTCCATCCTCGCACATCGGACGCCGAATCTGCACTGTGCCACGCCGTCGAGATCCGTCGCCATCAATGTGTcggatgaagcaccgctccaccaaagatGCGGTCCACTGGTCCCTCGAGCCCATGCAAACCTCCAAGAATGACGCCTCCAAGGGGGAAACCACATAAGAACGCTGCCGTCTTCCGATCtactgatctagggtttcccctggaGGTAGCAGATAGTGACCTTAAACTTCTCCTCGACGATGCCTTCAAGAAAGGAATGTCGCAAAAAAGCGTCATCACCACCGGCTTTGCCAGTAAACCGAAAGCAAGTTTTCACCCCGATCTATTCGAAGGACCTCCATCAAGCATCTCGTGCACGATCGCCGCCATCTCTGCTGGGGACTGGACGATCGTCCAGCCGCCGCCACAGCCTGACCGGCCATGGCACCACCAGGGTGCCTAAGCCGGCACCGTCAGGCCCACCATGCCCGCCTGTAGACGCCCTCCAGATCTGCCGACCCGCAGAAGCCCATCCGAGCACGGCGAGGCCCGCGATCTGGGCCGCTGCCATAGGTGCTCCTCAGCCGCGGGGAGAACGCTCCTGTGCTATCGTTGTCGTCACACTCGTCGCTGGGCACCCGCTGCTCCTTGCCGCCGACACATCGCTGAGCCATGAGCCGCCGTCGTCGATCGACAAGAGATCGCCACCACCGCGTAAGGGGGAGGGCCCCGCTGCCGCCGTCACTGGTCAGGCTACATTGGCGTGGCATCGGGCCGCGGCGGGAGGGGGAGACTAGAGTGGAGACGTAGGGCCGGCGGCGGTGGATCGCCCCCCGTGTCGCCAGGGGCTGGGTACGCGGGGGTAGGAGGCGACACGGGGGCACAGGTGCCCAGATCAATGGGTGTGGGACTCCCGGCAGTGGGCGGGCtcccggcggcggcgggatcggTCGACGGCGGGGTTGGGCGATGGCATCGGCCACGCGGTGCCAGATATCGTTGCTCATGGCGGATCTCGCCACTCCGGCCTTAGTGGAGGAACCCGGACCAGGGGCGGCGGCCCCTTTAGGCATGGCGACGGCGCCCTCGGCTGGCGACGTTCGCGGGGGGTGGGGGGGGTGGATTGATGGCGTCTTGACCGCGTGGGTGGTGAGTCGCCGGTGGATCTCCTCCGTGCTGCAGGCTCTCTCCCGCTGCACTTGGTGGCTTACCATCGCGGTCATCGGCCTTGGTGCGTTCGCGGGGGCTGGTAGAGGTGACATCGGACCGGAGGAAACTCTGGATGACTCGTTCATCCCGATGGTGGCGATGACCAGGGTCGCCGTTCTCCTCCTTGCAGGCGCCGTCGAGGTCCCTGCCCTCCACCCCGACCCCATGCCCGGGTGAAAACTCTAAATCTCCTTAGATTGGGTGCCGGCGGCACAGCGTGTGTTGTACCCTTTTTGGAGGCGCTGCCTGGGGCCTTTGGGTGCTTGGTTTGACGAACTGCAGGTGGAGGGGATGAGACCAGTGACTCGGCATCAACTGGACATGAAAGATGGAAGCTTGTCGGCCTTCAAAGTAACACTGACTATGAGGTGCCGTGTTCATTGCAAGAAGAAATTGCTATCATCTCAAGTAAAAGGCTTGTTAGCAGCTCCCAATCTGCCAATGTGGGGGGCAGGATTAACAGTAGAAAACAAAGAAGACTCGCCCTAGCTCCTGGTCTTGCGTGTATGAACACTTAGCAAGAACACTAACTCCAAACTAGATTATGCACTAGTTACATAATGATTACATTTGAAACTAAGGTAATTCCAGACTCGCAGTCTAGCTAATGGGATACAGTCGTAAAAAGAAGTAAAACTTAATGCCTGAAATTAATGGATAGTTCATATTTCCTTTTAAGTTTTTCGTGTATAAATAGTTTCTAGTTTTATGACTATTACCATTTTAGAATCAGTGTGAAATAAGCCAAGTTTCTTAGCTAGTTAAATCCTAGATACTGACATTTCAataatacacacacacacacacacacacacacacacacacacacacacacgcacgcacgcacgcgcacacacacacacacacacacacaatgtTTTCCTGGTTCCCAACTTAACATAAATGTCACAGGACACAATGAAAACATAGGGTATAATGCTGAACACAGGCTCTCGGTTTTGTCTTGTCATACTAGGAATCCATTGTTTGATATTTATGTGGCTTTCAACATTTATTCAACATgattattatttatttatatcAACATGGAATTATTCATATTATTAATGTTTGTGACAGGGAATAACTGATGCAGAATTTCACTCGAGGTGCCGAGGACGACTGTGATGGAATACAATAGAGGAATTAATAGGGATCGACTCTACTAGAATTTATATGTGCGTATGTATTTTTCCCGAGACATCACGGGGTGGAAGAGCTGGGTTTGTTTTGTAGGTTCGGCTCTGCAGGTTGTTGACTCACATGATTAAGATTGAAAGTTGATCTCATATATACAATCTACTCATGGCATATGACTCACACATGTGTGCTAGGGACTAGTATACTTAGACTCGTAAAACTAGCATGTTTGATCGtggttttttttttgaaatggtTTGATCGTGGTTGGTAACATTGCCAAGGAGTCGTACGGATCTTTTCAGAAACAAGTGGAATAATAAAACGCGTGAAAGTGGAATCTATAAATAGGTCCCTACCCTCTAGCCTCAAGATGCATTGTGAGCGACACCATGAATAAGTCAGAGAAATTAGAGGGTAGACCGCATAGTCCACAATTTCTAACATTGGCATCCGAGCCGATTAAGGGTTAACGATGTAGTCGTCGACTCAATTCGATCCGTAATGGATTCCGCTGCGTACACTCTGCCGATTCGATCGGGGTCAACTTCATGCTCGGGCAATCTAAACCAAGGTCAGGATGGGAATCAAAGTAGATCGATTTGTTGTACCTTGCTACAGATCGGTCCATCATCTCCGCCGCTCAAACTGGATCCGGAACTCCAGATTGATTTGCTCACCAAGCGCCGCCGCACTACCGCCTCGCACCGCCACACGCCGGGTCTTCCCCGCTCGCAATCCGCCATCAGCCACCGCGCCAAGTCCGCCAACTCCGCCCGGCGCTCGAGGCCCTCCGCCAGTTCAGCCGCCCCTCCGCCAGTAGCTCGCCTGCAGCCCGCCGCGAGTAGCTAGCAGTCCGCGCTGGTGCCGACCGTCATCGTCGTTCGCTGCATAAGCAGACCTCGTTGCCATCGCTCTGTTTACTCTGCTGTTCTCAGAGCCTCCCACCTCGACGGGTCATCAGGTACACGAGCTAGTCGCCAACGGCTGCTCAGAATTTGTCAGGCTTATCACCTGCTACTGCTCAACACCATCGAAAATAAATCTCTACTGAACTTTGTGGATAGATGACCTCCAATGGCGTTTTAACAGAGTTGCTCGGGAACTATAAGTTAGATGGCACAAACTACACTGTTTGGAAAAGGAATATGGTGTTTCTACTCATGGTTGAGAATATTTATACTACGTGATTTACTCTCGAGCCTGCAGATCCCGATAATGATGCTACTGTTGAGGAATTAATCCATTGCCTACCACTCAGATTGAGGAAGGAGAGTGCAGCCACTGCGGAACAAGCAGGAAGCTTGTTTATTGCTGTTATTTGTACAGTACTAGCGAATTGACGAATTGAGTCAGCTAGGATATTTTATGGTTTGGAAAAGATAATTCATGTTCTTTGATTTTACGGAGAAA belongs to Triticum urartu cultivar G1812 chromosome 7, Tu2.1, whole genome shotgun sequence and includes:
- the LOC125522231 gene encoding chaperone protein ClpB1-like, whose translation is MPWSSPESMLFIGASAVASTALAWATWTLLDEFMYHRRPSDTNYDQLIGIKPLDATGSLRTLDAATTDPVIGRDDEIDRLVCILCRRIKNCAALVGPAGVGKTAIVEGLAQRIAAGNVPDTLAGARIVEVDMGAMMAGTHWRGMFEQRIKDVIKEAEEAEGKVILFIDEMHMVVGAGGDKGGPIDAANILKPALARGRIRCVGATTSEEYEKYVQTDAALERRFQKVVVEEPSVHATVAILQGLKHRYQEHHGLKIQDDAIVAAAHLAARYITGRKFPDKAIDLMDEACATTKMHADKQTTAEIVVSPGHVARVVSRWTKIPLATLDQEDNDKLFHLAKKLHERVIGQDEAVNLVAQAVLRSRVGFDQIGQPISAFLFLGPVGVGKTELAKALAEKIFDNEKALIHFDMSEYTDSGSVSRLTGGSRSYEEYGQLTEKVKRLPYSVILFDHVDKANASVFKVFHQLLDDGMLTDGKGQVVDFKNTIIIMTSNIGAEHLPSRITGENAIKSERDILMNQVKKRFKPELINRLSKVVIFEPLSHDELRKIVKIQMNNVISTVANKGVSVLATDAALDVILSESHDPVDGARPIRRWMHNHVITILSDMLVDGEACAGSTISIDAAVDDKSGLTFQVLKKQQELADQ